ATTTGGTTAGCTTCTAGTTGTAATTGTTTACCGGTGGGAAAAAGTTGACTTTCTAGGGCTGAGATATTGAAAGGTTTTTCTGACTCGCCATCATGGAGATAGGCGGAAAGGTCTGGGTCAAGTTGTCGCACTTGGTCAAGAAACCAAGCATGGAGGGCGATGGTGTATTGGGAGTAGAGGGAACTGGTGGTAAGTGCTTCGAGGTCAAATTCTAATCCCACCAATTCGGTATTATCTGCCCATGTGGGAAGTGTTGCGGTAGGTGATGATTTGGGCTTCTGTTGACGATTGGTAGGTTTAGCTGTTCTGACCATTACCGAGTTTTATGCAGGTGTTGTTGAGTATTTTACTCTGTTTCCGTCCCCTTGCGGGGAATATATAAGCGGAAAGGAGAAAGCCCGGCGCAAGAGAGAGAAAGCTATTGCGTTTCCATCCCCTTGCGGGGAATATATAAGTGGAAAGGCAGACGGGAGCAATCGCTCGACTAGAGAAGCAAATGTTTCCATCCCCTTGCGGGGAATATATAAGCGGAAAGCTTCTAATACAGAGTTTATTCAATGTAACTGGATAAAGAGTTTCCATCCCCTGGCGGGGAATATTTTAGCGGAAAGGAATGCAAAGGTAAGGACTTCTGGATAGCTGCAAAGTTTCCATCCCCTTGCGGGGAATATTTTAGCGGAAAGTTCTTCGGGAAGGCAATTACTAACAACGGTGACGCTGAGTTTCCATCCCCTTACGGGGAATATATAAGCGGAAAGTGGGTAGAGTATAAGGGCTACCAAGACAATAACTTGTTTCCATCCCCTTGCGGGGAATATTTTAGCGGAAAGCCCCGCAGGTCAACATGGGAAGGACTGTTATCATCAACGGTTTCCATCCCCTTGCGGGGAATATATCAGCGAAAAGTCAAATGCTTAATTGACTCAGAGTCACATCCACAAATGTTTCCATCCCCTTGCGGGGAATATATAAGCAAAAAGTATTTTCTGACCAATAAATAAACCTGAAACACTGCTAACAGAAACAGTGGAAACCCTATAACTATTGAATTATCAAGGTTCTGGCGATTTGGCGAACCCCCCAGGGTTTTTGACCTCACTATAGGTCTGCCAAAAATCAAGCTAATAAAAATCATAAACCGATTATTTGAGCTTGTCCAGTATTTAATCAAACATCACAGCCCAGACATTTCCATACAGCTTGGGGGTAGGATGCGATGAATTTACTCAACACCATCCTGGTTTAATTCCTGCTGAAACTCAGCAATTGATGCTGTGGTGACAGCTTTTTCCAATAGCTGATTCAGCGATTCAATATCATATAACTTATTGAGTTGTTCCACTAATTCAGGAGGAACATCTTGAAATCGCAGTTTAAGTATCTTAGCTATAGACTGCTGGATGCCTTCAGCTATACCTATGCGTTCTATGCTTGTTATGTATCTCATCTCTTTTTCAGCCTCAAAACGCTTCAATTCAGTTTTGAAATTCAAGTCCAAATCCGGTGGTAAAGTCATTAATCTGTCCAGCAACCGGAATAGCTGAGAGATTTTATCTCTACTATAGCCTAACTCATACATTCGTTTAATCAGGCTCAACTTCCAGCGCAATCGACCTGTTAAATCTTGAGTTGTGGCTTGTGTCCGCAGGTGCGCCATCACCAGTACAGCAAAAGGACTTTCACTTTGTTCTAATTCTAACCAACGGGCTTCATAGTCCAGTAGTTTGACGATGGGAAATTGCAGACTCAGCCGACATCCCCAGCGTCCATAACTGTATTCTTGCGGTCTCCAACTTGGTTGATTATCCCCCAAAATGGCCAAGCTCACCACTTCCTGATTATAACGGTCAAAAATTCGGTAATGGTAAGAAAACATCCGTTGGGCAAAGTTGGGATCAACTTGACTTTGAATTTCCAAATGTACCAACAGCCAGGTTTCCTTTCCATCATTCAGCCAAACTTTAATCAGCTTATCGACGACTTGCTTACCAACTTCAGATTCTCTCATCAATTGCTGAAGTTCTTTGTCAAGAAACTCATAGCCTCGCGTCCAGTCAATTTCTGCTTGAATTTCTGGAAAAAAGAATGCTAGAAACGCTTCAAAATATTGTTCTACACCTTCCTTCCAAGCACCATCATAGTCGGCTCGTACTTCACTCACAGTTATTTCTAGTCAAAATAGCAAAAATATCATAACTCCTTTTTTGTTCTCAGATTTTGAACAAGCGCAGGCGGGTAACTCTGTGGCGAACCCCCCAAGGT
This is a stretch of genomic DNA from Nodularia sp. LEGE 06071. It encodes these proteins:
- a CDS encoding Rpn family recombination-promoting nuclease/putative transposase — protein: MSEVRADYDGAWKEGVEQYFEAFLAFFFPEIQAEIDWTRGYEFLDKELQQLMRESEVGKQVVDKLIKVWLNDGKETWLLVHLEIQSQVDPNFAQRMFSYHYRIFDRYNQEVVSLAILGDNQPSWRPQEYSYGRWGCRLSLQFPIVKLLDYEARWLELEQSESPFAVLVMAHLRTQATTQDLTGRLRWKLSLIKRMYELGYSRDKISQLFRLLDRLMTLPPDLDLNFKTELKRFEAEKEMRYITSIERIGIAEGIQQSIAKILKLRFQDVPPELVEQLNKLYDIESLNQLLEKAVTTASIAEFQQELNQDGVE